In Hemicordylus capensis ecotype Gifberg chromosome 3, rHemCap1.1.pri, whole genome shotgun sequence, one DNA window encodes the following:
- the ELF1 gene encoding ETS-related transcription factor Elf-1 isoform X1: MAAVVQQNDLLFEFASNVMEDEQQLGDPSIFPAVIVEHVPSADLLNNYSGLSCVAEPSDMMTENSLDVAEEEIIEDDDITLTVEASCHNGDELQTIEAAEALLNMDSPDPMLDEKRATHVFGAEDDVDIGPITHVSVTVDGIPEVVELHQIQDTLAESQSALALPKKKKGKKAKAPRPESPTLTPNISVKKKNKDGKGNTIYLWEFLLALLQDKATCPKYIKWTQREKGIFKLVDSKAVSRLWGKHKNKPDMNYETMGRALRYYYQRGILAKVEGQRLVYQFKEMPKDLVYIDDDDPSSSTDSPDSSLLSTPMANRNQVGKSKTSSNTGPRGGSTALLKIPVNSKTTKLKQTMETVQQQLPNVTSDMLRTMQSTQPIHPTQLYRTVHLMQPMQSIPEGHTAVTNNMQDETVNPSVQNIRTIPAPGQVPVVVSPGNQQLHTVTLQTVPLTTVIASADPTSASTSQKFILQAIPSSQPMAVLKENVLLQSPKPVSPPSSIVFSPAQVHQVLTSNVQTICNGTVNMASSPSFSTATPVVTFSPSSSQMVAQPSNTVITSVIKAPETKPTVIQGLIKPEAEDSIVEDTKHTEQSFQPQPFVVMVSSSNGFPSTVHIKQESEQLEPIPFE; encoded by the exons CTGGGTGATCCATCTATCTTTCCTGCTGTTATTGTGGAACATGTACCAAGTGCCGATCTCCTGAACAACTACTCTGGTTTATCTTGTGTTGCTGAGCCCAGTGACATGATGACAGAGAATTCACTGGATGTTGCAGAAGAAGAAATTATAGAAGATGATGACATCACCCTTACAG TTGAAGCATCTTGTCATAATGGAGATGAATTGCAGACCATAGAAGCTGCTGAGGCCCTTCTTAATATGGATTCCCCTGATCCAATGTTGGATGAAAAGAGAGCAA CACATGTGTTTGGAGCTGAGGATGATGTTGACATTGGCCCTATTACTCATGTGTCTGTCACTGTGGATGGGATCCCAGAAGTGGTAGAGCTTCACCAAATCCAAGATACACTTGCTGAATCACAAAGTGCACTAGCACTACCAAAGAAGAAAAAAG GAAAGAAAGCCAAAGCTCCTCGCCCAGAATCGCCTACTCTGACTCCAAACATATcagtgaaaaagaaaaacaaagatggGAAGG gaAACACGATTTATCTTTGGGAATTCTTACTAGCACTGCTTCAGGACAAAGCTACATGTCCTAAGTACATTAAATGGACTCAGAGAGAGAAGGGCATTTTTAAGCTAGTAGATTCCAAGGCTGTGTCCCGGTTGTGGGGAAAGCACAAAAACAAACCTGATATGAATTATGAAACGATGGGCAGAGCTCTCAG ATATTATTACCAAAGGGGCATTCTGGCCAAAGTAGAAGGGCAACGTTTGGTGTACCAGTTTAAGGAAATGCCAAAAGATCTCGTCTACATAGATGATGACGATCCAAGTTCAAGTACAGACTCCCCTGATTCGTCTTTACTCTCAACACCTATGGCCAATAGAAACCAAGTGGGCAAGTCCAAAACATCATCAAACACAGGGCCAAGAGGAGGATCTACTGCTCTTTTAAAGATACCAGTCAATTCCAAGACAACCAAACTTAAGCAGACTATGGAGACTGTACAACAGCAACTACCTAATGTAACATCAGATATGTTGAGGACGATGCAATCTACTCAGCCAATACATCCAACCCAGCTTTATCGGACTGTTCATTTAATGCAGCCAATGCAATCCATCCCAGAAGGACACACAGCTGTAACCAACAATATGCAGGATGAAACGGTGAATCCTTCTGTTCAAAACATAAG GACCATCCCAGCCCCAGGCCAAGTTCCAGTAGTTGTCTCGCCTGGGAACCAGCAGCTGCATACTGTAACACTCCAGACAGTGCCTTTAACAACAGTCATAGCCAGTGCAGATCCAACATCTGCATCAACATCCCAAAAGTTTATTCTACAAGCCATCCCAAGTTCACAGCCCATGGCTGTGCTTAAGGAGAATGTCCTGCTGCAGTCTCCAAAGCCAGTCTCGCCTCCTTCGTCCATTGTCTTCAGCCCTGCTCAGGTTCACCAGGTTCTCACCAGCAACGTGCAGACAATTTGCAATGGAACAGTCAACATGGCTTCTTCTCCATCCTTCAGCACTGCTACCCCTGTGGTAACTTTTTCACCCAGTAGTTCACAGATGGTTGCTCAACCATCCAACACGGTGATTACTTCAGTCATTAAGGCACCAGAGACTAAACCAACTGTTATACAAGGGCTGATAAAACCAGAGGCAGAGGATAGCATCGTGGAAGATACCAAACACACCGAGCAAAGTTTCCAACCTCAGCCTTTTGTGGTGATGGTATCCAGTTCAAATGGATTTCCATCAACGGTGCATATTAAACAAGAAAGTGAACAGTTGGAGCCAATCCCATTTGAGTAA
- the ELF1 gene encoding ETS-related transcription factor Elf-1 isoform X2 → MLVSRTSVLGDPSIFPAVIVEHVPSADLLNNYSGLSCVAEPSDMMTENSLDVAEEEIIEDDDITLTVEASCHNGDELQTIEAAEALLNMDSPDPMLDEKRATHVFGAEDDVDIGPITHVSVTVDGIPEVVELHQIQDTLAESQSALALPKKKKGKKAKAPRPESPTLTPNISVKKKNKDGKGNTIYLWEFLLALLQDKATCPKYIKWTQREKGIFKLVDSKAVSRLWGKHKNKPDMNYETMGRALRYYYQRGILAKVEGQRLVYQFKEMPKDLVYIDDDDPSSSTDSPDSSLLSTPMANRNQVGKSKTSSNTGPRGGSTALLKIPVNSKTTKLKQTMETVQQQLPNVTSDMLRTMQSTQPIHPTQLYRTVHLMQPMQSIPEGHTAVTNNMQDETVNPSVQNIRTIPAPGQVPVVVSPGNQQLHTVTLQTVPLTTVIASADPTSASTSQKFILQAIPSSQPMAVLKENVLLQSPKPVSPPSSIVFSPAQVHQVLTSNVQTICNGTVNMASSPSFSTATPVVTFSPSSSQMVAQPSNTVITSVIKAPETKPTVIQGLIKPEAEDSIVEDTKHTEQSFQPQPFVVMVSSSNGFPSTVHIKQESEQLEPIPFE, encoded by the exons CTGGGTGATCCATCTATCTTTCCTGCTGTTATTGTGGAACATGTACCAAGTGCCGATCTCCTGAACAACTACTCTGGTTTATCTTGTGTTGCTGAGCCCAGTGACATGATGACAGAGAATTCACTGGATGTTGCAGAAGAAGAAATTATAGAAGATGATGACATCACCCTTACAG TTGAAGCATCTTGTCATAATGGAGATGAATTGCAGACCATAGAAGCTGCTGAGGCCCTTCTTAATATGGATTCCCCTGATCCAATGTTGGATGAAAAGAGAGCAA CACATGTGTTTGGAGCTGAGGATGATGTTGACATTGGCCCTATTACTCATGTGTCTGTCACTGTGGATGGGATCCCAGAAGTGGTAGAGCTTCACCAAATCCAAGATACACTTGCTGAATCACAAAGTGCACTAGCACTACCAAAGAAGAAAAAAG GAAAGAAAGCCAAAGCTCCTCGCCCAGAATCGCCTACTCTGACTCCAAACATATcagtgaaaaagaaaaacaaagatggGAAGG gaAACACGATTTATCTTTGGGAATTCTTACTAGCACTGCTTCAGGACAAAGCTACATGTCCTAAGTACATTAAATGGACTCAGAGAGAGAAGGGCATTTTTAAGCTAGTAGATTCCAAGGCTGTGTCCCGGTTGTGGGGAAAGCACAAAAACAAACCTGATATGAATTATGAAACGATGGGCAGAGCTCTCAG ATATTATTACCAAAGGGGCATTCTGGCCAAAGTAGAAGGGCAACGTTTGGTGTACCAGTTTAAGGAAATGCCAAAAGATCTCGTCTACATAGATGATGACGATCCAAGTTCAAGTACAGACTCCCCTGATTCGTCTTTACTCTCAACACCTATGGCCAATAGAAACCAAGTGGGCAAGTCCAAAACATCATCAAACACAGGGCCAAGAGGAGGATCTACTGCTCTTTTAAAGATACCAGTCAATTCCAAGACAACCAAACTTAAGCAGACTATGGAGACTGTACAACAGCAACTACCTAATGTAACATCAGATATGTTGAGGACGATGCAATCTACTCAGCCAATACATCCAACCCAGCTTTATCGGACTGTTCATTTAATGCAGCCAATGCAATCCATCCCAGAAGGACACACAGCTGTAACCAACAATATGCAGGATGAAACGGTGAATCCTTCTGTTCAAAACATAAG GACCATCCCAGCCCCAGGCCAAGTTCCAGTAGTTGTCTCGCCTGGGAACCAGCAGCTGCATACTGTAACACTCCAGACAGTGCCTTTAACAACAGTCATAGCCAGTGCAGATCCAACATCTGCATCAACATCCCAAAAGTTTATTCTACAAGCCATCCCAAGTTCACAGCCCATGGCTGTGCTTAAGGAGAATGTCCTGCTGCAGTCTCCAAAGCCAGTCTCGCCTCCTTCGTCCATTGTCTTCAGCCCTGCTCAGGTTCACCAGGTTCTCACCAGCAACGTGCAGACAATTTGCAATGGAACAGTCAACATGGCTTCTTCTCCATCCTTCAGCACTGCTACCCCTGTGGTAACTTTTTCACCCAGTAGTTCACAGATGGTTGCTCAACCATCCAACACGGTGATTACTTCAGTCATTAAGGCACCAGAGACTAAACCAACTGTTATACAAGGGCTGATAAAACCAGAGGCAGAGGATAGCATCGTGGAAGATACCAAACACACCGAGCAAAGTTTCCAACCTCAGCCTTTTGTGGTGATGGTATCCAGTTCAAATGGATTTCCATCAACGGTGCATATTAAACAAGAAAGTGAACAGTTGGAGCCAATCCCATTTGAGTAA